The Methanocaldococcus infernus ME region ATGTGGAGAGCATTCTCCTTGAGGCTTCACTTGTGTCTTCCCCTCTCTTAGTGGTTAGAGCATCAATCTCATCTATAAATATAATACTTGGCTGTAACTCCCTTGCTACTTCATAAAGAGCTGAGATGATCTTTGAAGATTCTCCAAAGTATTTACTTAAAACTGAGGAGGCTTTAACATTAAAAAATGTTGCATCTAAGCTTCCAGCACAGGCAGAGGCTAATAAAGTCTTTCCTGTCCCTGGAGGGCCAAAAAGTAAAATTCCTTTCCATGGCTTTATTGATGCTGGCTTCTGTAGAGCTGAGATAACAATAGTTTCCATCAACAGCTTTTTAATATCCTCCAAGCCACCAATGTCATCCCACTTCACTGAAGATTTTTGAATAAGATTATTTTTAACATAGCTCTTAAATTTGTCTAATTCATCCTCTTCTTTAACTCTCTCAGATCTTTTCTTTGGAATCTCTTCAGTTCTTTTCTCTGAGCTTGATAATAAAATATTATTGATATTTTTAGCTACCATTTCCCACTTCTCAGCCTTCTCTAAATAACTTTTTTCATTGTATTTATCATACTTAGCCAGCAACCTTAATAACTTTGCACACTCTAATGCTTTTTTCTTGGCTAAGATAGTATTATTTTGCTCTTTTGCTTTTTCATACTCTCTTTTGGTTTTTTTAAATTGGCTAAATAGTACTCCAGATAAGTCAATTTCCATATATGCCACCTAATGAATATTTTATTTCAAAAAAAAATTTAGTTTTCCAAGAGCTTCTTTTTATTTTCCTCTGAGATTATTCTCTTAGCATCCTCTACATCTAACTCTCCCTCTTTAAGAGCATGGATAGTATTTAGGATATCTTGAATATCTTCATCTTGCTCTTCAGATGTTGAATCTAAGAGACTGTCTGTGATCCCAAGAGCCATATTTAAAGAATTAATTAGATTCTCCTTATCTAATTTCATTTTAATTAGATACCTCTCTAACTCACCTTGAGACATATTTCTTAGAATATTCCAGAGGGGAGTAGATTTTAGGATGTGTTCATTTTCTTTAACTATGAGTAAGTTCTCTATAAATCTAAGTTGTTTATTTAACAATGCATGAGAATTTTGTAATTGCTTCTTTCTCTGGTTTAGAGTTTTTATCTTTGTAGCAATTGTTAGCTCTTCACTTTTACTTTTAGAATTTTTTGCTCTCTCAAACAGTTGGTTAATTTGGTTATCTATTGTTAAAATTTCTCTCTCTAACTTCTCAATTTGTATATTTAGTTTTATTTTTGATTCATTTAGTTCTTTTATTGGTAAATCTAAAGGATTTTTATTTTTAGAAAACAATTTTTTTAGCATATTTATCATTTTTATCACCTTTTAATATCTAAATTTCTTATGGAATACCATTTTTTTATTGATGTTGGCTTTATTATGCCGTTAATAATGTCATAGAAGAGAATTTCATTTTTTATTAGAAATTTAGTGTCTTCAAAAATTTCATCTTCAAAGTTGTCAATATTCACTTCAATACTGTTTTTAAATTTATTTAAAACTCTTAATAGGTTTTCTTTCCTCTCTCTGTTTGTCTTTAATAGGTAAATTAATTTATCTCTTTCAATATTTATCCACTTTTTTATGGTTTCTTCAACTGTTAAGCCAAGCTTTTTATTATTTATTAACTCGGTTATTTCATATGGTAAGGAGAGGTAGTTTATAGCGTAATCTATCTCTTTTTCACTGAAGTTCTCTTCTTTTAAGATTTTTTTAATGTCTTCTTTTTCTAACCAATCAATTAAATAGTATTCGGAAGCGTTTTCTAATGTAGAGTTTTGGTATATTTCTTCAATAAATAGGGTGTCAGAAGTTAAGCAGATGACATGGCATGAATGTCTAACTTTGGTTAGATGTACAAAGAGGTTAAATAGCTCGTTTAATAAAGATTTTTCTCCATTAAAGTAAATATTTTTTAACTTTTGAAGCTCGTCTATAACTAAAACCGGCTTTTTCCCCTCTTTTATAACTTCATTAATACTTTCATTTATCTTAGCAAAGACATCGTTTAAAGAGAACTCTTTAAAATTTAGCTCTCTCTCAACTCCGAATTTAAAAACTCCTAAGTTAAATTCCAGCTTATTAGGAACATATTTTTTATCAGATCTTTCAAAAAATATTTTAAAAAACTCTTCCTTTGTTGGCGTAGCATATTTCCTTAAATCATAGTAGAAAAACACTATATCTTTATTTCTAAGTTCTTCAATAACTTTAAGCATCACTGTCGTTTTTCCAGAAGATTTAGGACCATAAACGAATAAAATAGAGTTTGGCTCCAACTGGCAATAAGTTTT contains the following coding sequences:
- a CDS encoding ATP-binding protein, whose amino-acid sequence is MKFYNREEEVRYLKTYCQLEPNSILFVYGPKSSGKTTVMLKVIEELRNKDIVFFYYDLRKYATPTKEEFFKIFFERSDKKYVPNKLEFNLGVFKFGVERELNFKEFSLNDVFAKINESINEVIKEGKKPVLVIDELQKLKNIYFNGEKSLLNELFNLFVHLTKVRHSCHVICLTSDTLFIEEIYQNSTLENASEYYLIDWLEKEDIKKILKEENFSEKEIDYAINYLSLPYEITELINNKKLGLTVEETIKKWINIERDKLIYLLKTNRERKENLLRVLNKFKNSIEVNIDNFEDEIFEDTKFLIKNEILFYDIINGIIKPTSIKKWYSIRNLDIKR
- a CDS encoding ATP-binding protein; the protein is MEIDLSGVLFSQFKKTKREYEKAKEQNNTILAKKKALECAKLLRLLAKYDKYNEKSYLEKAEKWEMVAKNINNILLSSSEKRTEEIPKKRSERVKEEDELDKFKSYVKNNLIQKSSVKWDDIGGLEDIKKLLMETIVISALQKPASIKPWKGILLFGPPGTGKTLLASACAGSLDATFFNVKASSVLSKYFGESSKIISALYEVARELQPSIIFIDEIDALTTKRGEDTSEASRRMLSTLLTELDGFQDKGSDNLVLTLAATNTPWDLDEAILSRFSRRIYIPLPDKEATKEIIKINTKGLELNVNLDEIAEKCVEKLYSGRDLKNLCQEAIWNMIRDVNKNLHELAKLPYNELKNKKLKVRPLTNEDFEEAFKKIKSPLTKSEIKKYEKWAEEFGG